In a single window of the Metopolophium dirhodum isolate CAU chromosome 2, ASM1992520v1, whole genome shotgun sequence genome:
- the LOC132938903 gene encoding trimethylguanosine synthase-like, with translation MRHLLFTNFDRGILLDTESFYSVCPEVLSYHIAKRCKNNIVLDPFCGAGGNIIQLAKTCKRVIACDIDPDKIRLARHNAEIYGVAHKIDFVVGDFFQIYPKLKADVVFMSPPWGGPGYSIEKSYSLTSMCDNYFGGGFGIFDIVKTIAPNIAFHMPKTTNILECMWLANDFGKVEIQQNIINGRLNSITAFYGDFHSSN, from the exons ATGAGGCACttgttatttacaaattttgatCGCGGTATTCTTTTGGACACAG aGAGCTTCTATTCGGTCTGTCCGGAGGTATTAAGTTATCATATAGCAAAGCGTTGTAAAAATAACATAGTGTTGGATCCTTTTTGTGGAGCTGgtggtaatattatacagctagcaaaaacatgcaaacgag ttataGCATGTGATATTGATCCAGATAAGATAAGATTAGCACGGCATAATGCTGAGATATATGGTGTTGctcataaaattgattttgtagttggtgacttttttcaaatttaccCAAAGTTAAAAGCAGATGTAGTATTTATGTCACCGCCATGGGGTGGACCAGGATATTCAATTGAAAAAAGCTACAGTTTAACGTCTATGTGTGACAATTATTTCGGGGGAGGTTTtggtatttttgatattgttaaaaCTATTGCGCCTAATATTGCATTTCATATGCCGAAAACCACAAATATATTAGAA TGTATGTGGTTGGCAAATGATTTTGGTAAAGTGGAAATTcagcagaatattattaatgGAAGACTGAATTCAATCACAGCATTCTATGGAGACTTTCACTCAAGTAACTGA